A region of Tolypothrix sp. NIES-4075 DNA encodes the following proteins:
- a CDS encoding diflavin flavoprotein, with the protein MVALTERTEKKLTMQTADIADQTTAIRSLDWDRDRFDIEFGLQNGTTYNSFLIRGEQTALVDTSHEKFRQLFFDTLTGLINPTEINYLIISHTEPDHSGLVKDLLQIAPEITVVGSKVAIQFLEDMVHRPFKRRIVKNGDRLDLGNGHELEFVIAPNLHWPDTMFSFDHKTQILFTCDAFGLHYCTDSTFDEDLAAIEADYQYYYDCLMGPNARSVLSALKRMDELPNIKTIATGHGPLLYHNVEELTLRYRNWSKTQTKAETTVGVFYVSGYGYSDRLAQAIATGITKTGVAVEMVDLRSATDLQELQELVSRCTGLVVGMPPADAANIQPALGTILGSAKEKQAVGIFESGGGNDEPIDPLLNKFRNLSLTVAFPGIRIKETPNENTYKLCEEAGTDLGQWVTRDRSMKAMKSLAADLDKALGRISGGLYIITAKKGDVKSAMLASWVSQASFKPLGLSIAVAKDRAIESLMQVGDRFVLNVLEEGNYQPLMKHFLKRFAPGADRFEGVKTQPAENGSPILTDALAYIECEVNSRMEVNDHWIVYCTVDAGRVSKPDSLTAVHHRKVGNHY; encoded by the coding sequence ATGGTAGCACTCACCGAAAGAACTGAAAAAAAACTGACTATGCAGACTGCCGATATTGCTGACCAAACTACGGCAATTCGGTCTTTGGATTGGGATCGCGATCGCTTTGACATTGAGTTTGGTTTGCAAAACGGTACTACCTACAACTCGTTTCTCATCCGTGGTGAACAAACGGCTTTAGTTGATACGTCTCATGAAAAGTTTCGTCAGCTGTTTTTCGATACCCTCACCGGACTGATTAACCCAACTGAAATTAATTATCTAATTATCAGTCATACCGAGCCAGACCACAGCGGCTTAGTTAAAGATTTGTTACAAATCGCCCCAGAAATCACCGTTGTCGGTTCTAAGGTGGCAATTCAGTTTTTAGAGGATATGGTACACAGACCGTTTAAACGACGGATTGTGAAAAATGGCGATCGCTTAGATTTGGGCAACGGACACGAACTTGAATTTGTGATTGCACCAAACTTACACTGGCCCGATACCATGTTCAGTTTCGACCATAAAACCCAAATTCTCTTTACTTGCGATGCTTTCGGCTTGCATTATTGCACAGATAGCACCTTTGATGAAGATTTGGCAGCGATTGAAGCAGATTATCAATATTACTACGACTGTTTGATGGGACCGAATGCGCGGTCAGTACTGTCTGCACTCAAGCGCATGGACGAACTGCCAAACATCAAGACGATCGCCACCGGTCACGGACCACTATTATACCACAACGTTGAAGAATTAACTCTGCGTTATCGCAATTGGAGCAAAACCCAAACAAAAGCAGAAACTACCGTAGGAGTATTTTACGTTTCCGGTTACGGATATAGCGATCGCCTTGCTCAAGCAATTGCCACAGGTATCACCAAAACTGGTGTAGCGGTGGAAATGGTAGACTTGCGATCAGCAACAGACTTACAAGAATTGCAGGAACTTGTCAGCCGTTGTACGGGACTTGTGGTAGGAATGCCTCCTGCTGATGCTGCTAATATTCAACCAGCCCTCGGCACTATTTTAGGTTCTGCCAAAGAAAAACAAGCTGTAGGGATATTTGAATCAGGGGGTGGCAATGACGAACCGATTGATCCTCTACTAAATAAATTCCGCAATTTAAGTTTAACAGTAGCCTTTCCAGGAATTCGGATTAAAGAAACACCCAACGAAAATACCTACAAGCTGTGTGAAGAAGCGGGAACAGACTTAGGACAATGGGTAACACGCGATCGCAGCATGAAAGCGATGAAATCCCTCGCTGCTGACTTAGACAAAGCACTAGGAAGAATCAGCGGTGGATTATACATTATTACGGCAAAAAAAGGCGATGTCAAAAGCGCCATGCTTGCCTCTTGGGTAAGTCAAGCCAGCTTCAAACCACTAGGATTAAGCATTGCCGTAGCCAAAGATAGAGCGATAGAATCACTCATGCAAGTAGGCGATCGCTTTGTTTTAAACGTTTTGGAAGAAGGCAATTACCAACCGCTGATGAAGCACTTTTTGAAGCGGTTCGCCCCAGGTGCCGATCGTTTTGAAGGCGTCAAAACTCAGCCCGCTGAAAACGGTTCCCCAATCTTAACTGATGCTTTAGCATATATTGAGTGCGAAGTCAATAGTAGGATGGAAGTCAACGACCATTGGATAGTTTACTGTACCGTTGATGCCGGTCGCGTCAGCAAACCAGACTCCTTGACAGCAGTACATCATAGAAAAGTTGGAAACCACTATTAA